A stretch of DNA from Paramisgurnus dabryanus chromosome 19, PD_genome_1.1, whole genome shotgun sequence:
GAACACACCCTAACATACcagtggcggcttgtgactgctcatccgaggggtgcaaTTTCAAAATTAGTGTTCCGAGTGTCTTGTGTGTTACTTGTGTTTTCAaagtatgtgtttgttgcatcatgtgaaccatgagCATCACGTgcattgtcaaaataagtgcctgctgaacacacgtcaaaaccgtttatgataaaagagacgctcacattcacaaaatacacataaacactcgcttaacagtaaactctgattacgcatgagattatgcgagtgtCTCCTTCACCATAAACCCTTTAGaggcgtctgcagcaggcacttattttgacaaaaacacgtgatgcacatatgatcactcgacgcgcagaacacatatttgaaattacgaaccacacacatgacgggctacatacatgttgtgacgaacttcacatctaaaaaagaagtcaccggccgccactgtaaCATACATAGCTTGATACCTGAAGTTTGGGGCATCCAATCTGCAAAGCCTGAATGCAAATAGGAAGCTGGCAGTATCCTCCATCTAATTTAGTATTGATCTCCAGCAGTCTGAGCTCAGGACAGCAACCCTTCTTCAGTTTAAAAGACATGTCAGTCATCAGAGACAAACAGAGATTAGCAAAGTGGCTCATAGTAATGCtaataaactgtcttaaatattCCTGTGCAGTACAAACATTTATAGTAACTTACAGACAAAGTGCTGAGAAGTCTGTCACTCTTGGTGCTGTGTGTGAAATAAATACTCTTTACTTGTTTGCCGTACATCTCAAGAAAAGACACCAGACCATCCACATTAAACTAGAAAAAGACACAACAGTTACAGGAGCAACATGTAGTGTGATACAAACAATAATGTTTGACTCCCTCATCCCAAACAACATTAAAGTTTAACAAACCTCTGAGTGTTGCACATTTATATTCTCTAATGACGGACAGCCAGCACCAAGACACTGAAAGGCTTTTTCTGTTAATCCTGTGCAGTAGGACAACTTGACAGATTGAAGATTGGGGCAGGATTGTGAAACCCTCTAGAAACCGGACACATATACAAGATACACATAGCCATTATTTCTATGTATATCAGATTCATTGTAGCTTTTTAATTATGCCAGAGGAAACCCGTCACTAGCAAAGCTCTAAATTCtatagcaaatatatttttgttaccTCAATGACATAATCAACATGTTTTTTCCAGTGGCAAAGGGAGAAGTCCCTCATCTGAGCGAATCTGTAGAAAACAGAGACAATTTAAATTGTAGGACTTaaccaaattaaataaatgtttatttgctCTTCATATTCCTACATGAACAAGTTGCCTTCAGTAGTTCTTCCTGTTTAAATGTTTCCCAGAggtgttaaaatgaaaaaaatgaaaaacacgTTTTGCTTAATCGAACCACTGACCTGTTTTGTGCTAGCCAGTCTATAGTGTTCCTAATCTTCTGTTCTGTCCCAGGTAACTGACTCTTACCGGGTTCAATCCAGCAGTAGCCGATTGACGCACTGCGCCACAGGATCGGAGAGGATGCAGCTCTATTCCATAGATGACAAACTCTGCCAACCCTTTAAAGaagacaaacaaaaacaagcataacatttacaaaaaaaatcacaataggAAAATCTGCAACTTATTACACTTTCAGCAGCACTTTGCAACAATGTGTACATGAATTACTTTAAGCACAAAGTGTCAGGAAACTAACAAAggtgtttaaaattatttaaatcatatttttgatgtaatttttgtgtgttattaacaatttctaattaaaaatatagaaacttttatttaaaaaaaatagtagtgttttttttacagtgttcctgtagcttaaagagcaactatggtccgattcactattttacatttcctttggtgtgtaatacgtgcaaaaggtacaaaccccaaaggaAACGATGACGCGACTCGCAAGTTATTgtttccaatgtaaatctcttttcttggactacaacaaacacacagattgtagtcAACAGTTTTCTTCCTGAGCCTGTTGACGTTGACGCgacggtcattatcataattcctcccgctttgactcaTGGACAGAattgcattgtgagtgaatctttcaaacatggtaaaaggcgtcacgtttccggctgacgtcagggGTATTCAGGCCGATCACAACATACAGagtagctggccaatcagggacacatagcttttcaaatcgatgagttttgaacaaaaaagcgtttgaggaagggaagatatctggagctacaaaaatgtacgatatgtggaaaataatgtgttttttaactattaaccacacaaacacattgtattatacttAATACACAAAATTTAGcaaatgaaataggtgcactttaagtgTTAGAGCATTCCACTAGCAAAACAAAGGCCATTGGTTCGATTTCCAAGGAAACAAACTTACTGGTAAGAAATATGTATGTATGAAATATCCATAAAAGATATTTTgggataaaatgtaaatatgcataattaatatGCATGATTGTATACCAAATGCAAATATAAACGTATTGTTCACTGCTAGTTTATGTTCACTATTGTGTTATCAAACGATATGTGACCCTgtatgtgaaatccaggttaaagtctctattatctaatgatgagatttgaTGGATCAAAGTTCAATTTCAATCATctttttcaatctttgacatggccttactcagttaatattaaaaatCAAGGTTTTATtatcacagaatgttctttacattatgtaggatgattttatgtacattaaaaaaaattgtaaatcacAAAACAATGACTTTGTTgagctgggtttttacaggcagggtcacatatgtataCAGTCTTGTCATAAAGTGTAACAGAAAGGGATAGCACAAATACATCGTATAGGTCTCACCTGCACAGAAAAGGTACAGCTCCATCCTGTACCACTGCAAACTGAAAGATTTTCACCAGGATCTCTATTGGTAAACTCTGACCCCACTGGTCAAAACTATCATGCACACTCTCCAAATTAACTCTTTTATCAATAGTTTCCTCTCTGACGGTAGGGACTTTAATTTTGGCAGGTGTTTTTCTGGTTTTGCCAGGAGAGATTTTACTCTTACTTTTTGATTGCTTTTTCTTGCATCCTTTACGTTTGGGTTTCCATATACTGTCGCCGCTACTTATATTTGATATAATCAAAAGCATGTCCTCTCCCTCTTGAACAGTATAATTTGGTCTAATAGTTCTTTTGATAGTTTTGCGCTTTTTCTTCTTGCTCTTATCGTTCTTAAGGGCATCTGCTTTTCTTTTCAGTGGTGATTTTCCTTTAGTGGCTGCAGTTTTTCTCCGGGATGTTGACACTTCTGCAGCGGAAGCCTGGACTGACTGCTGCTCTATGCTCGAGCTGGATGCCTCCATTTGTGTGCTTTCCATGCCTTAAAAAGACTGTAAATTGTACCCCTGGTCCCTGAAAAATTAGGCTAGGTGCAAAAATCCTTTAAACTCAAATGGGAAATGCATGAATTACACATGTACTGATGTCTGTCCTCTTCAGCTGTAACGTTATGTGTTTACAAAAATGGCACATACAAAATCAAGCATTAAATAGCACCAATATAAAAACATCTAAGTACTACCGTCTTGCTTCTTTGTTATTATCATCCGAGTGCTATGGGGCTTTGTGATTGGTCAATGTAAATATATGTCGTCATATCCGCTTCCATACCTAGCTTGCCCATTCTAGAAGCAAGACTGGATTAATTTGTGTATTCAATTTTGattctgtttttgtctaaaTTTAAGTCCAGTCCGTCATTCAAAACTTTGTAATAAATTACAACGGTTTTATTTTCTATATAAGTaatgtaaaattattgtttAAATTAAAGTGCATGCAacgtttttcatttttaaaatgaattgttgttatatttaaataaaggaatACATTTTGGACAAATTTAAACctatattaataattttaaaaacacaaagtaGCTGGCGTAGTAATTATTTATGGAGCATCCAATCATATACTCCCCAGAGCGACACGTGACTGGCTGTACAACGAATCAGCGCCCATGCTCCTCTGCCTACACAAACATCGCCGAATCGGATTTCCCGATTCCCGGAGAGCCGACCCTAGCCTACACGTTGGAAAGGGCAGAACAAGGAATACACGCTGCACAATTAACAAATCTCagaaaaagtaacaaaatataacGGTGAGTATATGTTCAAACACTTTAATAGCTCGTATCAGCATTACCaataatatatgctaaatacatacTCTGTGATtaatacaaaaatgtttttcgTAATGCTCTCAGGAATGCTTATCAAAGCAAGCAACActttctatttttatatttactaaaTAATGTTTTACCGGCCTTTCGGTGGGAATCTCGCGCGTTAATATTCACTGAACACAGACAGTTTGTCACTAATCAAGACGGTGGAGGTCGCTTTCCGCGCGAAGACGAGAGAGTAAACTAAACCACGATACGTTTTGTACCACGATGTAATTCGGGTTCAcacgaaaaaacaaaatataccaGAACAGATATCACGTCGATACTAAAAGTGGAAGTCGATAATAAACGTATTCTTCCCCAAAAGCTACCGCGTGCTCCTGGAGCGTTAACGTGTCGTCAAGGGTATCGCGGTTACTCAAGCACAACAAATAAATTACTGAAGCAGTTAACAAAAAACGTGACCTAGATTATTGTTTGGGTCTGGTCTAGGTGTAAAATTTAAAAGTGATGCAAGATGTGACCTTTTGCATAATTCTTTTACTACTACGTGGCCCAGCTATTCTCTTCAGCTTTGTTTACTATCTGCATTCAACTGTTTCGCACCAAATTCTTTTCATAAC
This window harbors:
- the fbxl6 gene encoding F-box/LRR-repeat protein 6 isoform X1, yielding MESTQMEASSSSIEQQSVQASAAEVSTSRRKTAATKGKSPLKRKADALKNDKSKKKKRKTIKRTIRPNYTVQEGEDMLLIISNISSGDSIWKPKRKGCKKKQSKSKSKISPGKTRKTPAKIKVPTVREETIDKRVNLESVHDSFDQWGQSLPIEILVKIFQFAVVQDGAVPFLCRVGRVCHLWNRAASSPILWRSASIGYCWIEPGKSQLPGTEQKIRNTIDWLAQNRFAQMRDFSLCHWKKHVDYVIERVSQSCPNLQSVKLSYCTGLTEKAFQCLGAGCPSLENINVQHSEFNVDGLVSFLEMYGKQVKSIYFTHSTKSDRLLSTLSKGCCPELRLLEINTKLDGGYCQLPICIQALQIGCPKLQTFRLMNVTPVPKMIRNTPSSTCGFPLLEELCIATSSHSFMSDNDLSNVLHSSPHLRVLDLRGASRITAAGLDTLPCERLECLYWGLYFNSNTMVASKKGIHMLTQKWSNTLKELDLANQPFSEEDMEIAVGHLAHGNGLHSFRSLNLSGTKITSSALRLLIGQAPSLKYLNLSSCRYLPRGLKRLYHGQEDIQLLLDKLS
- the fbxl6 gene encoding F-box/LRR-repeat protein 6 isoform X2, encoding MESTQMEASSSSIEQQSVQASAAEVSTSRRKTAATKGKSPLKRKADALKNDKSKKKKRKTIKRTIRPNYTVQEGEDMLLIISNISSGDSIWKPKRKGCKKKQSKSKSKISPGKTRKTPAKIKVPTVREETIDKRVNLESVHDSFDQWGQSLPIEILVKIFQFAVVQDGAVPFLCRVGRVCHLWNRAASSPILWRSASIGYCWIEPGKSQLPGTEQKIRNTIDWLAQNRFAQMRDFSLCHWKKHVDYVIERVSQSCPNLQSVKLSYCTGLTEKAFQCLGAGCPSLENINVQHSEFNVDGLVSFLEMYGKQVKSIYFTHSTKSDRLLSTLSGCCPELRLLEINTKLDGGYCQLPICIQALQIGCPKLQTFRLMNVTPVPKMIRNTPSSTCGFPLLEELCIATSSHSFMSDNDLSNVLHSSPHLRVLDLRGASRITAAGLDTLPCERLECLYWGLYFNSNTMVASKKGIHMLTQKWSNTLKELDLANQPFSEEDMEIAVGHLAHGNGLHSFRSLNLSGTKITSSALRLLIGQAPSLKYLNLSSCRYLPRGLKRLYHGQEDIQLLLDKLS